The following coding sequences lie in one Alphaproteobacteria bacterium genomic window:
- the tssJ gene encoding type VI secretion system lipoprotein TssJ, protein MALAVAGCADDPAEGPPPTAVTLSVEASPFLNPDRTNRPSPVVVVIYGLTDDAAFNNGGYYELFEQDQQTLGEAIKTKQQFIIAPGDIKDVELALDPAATFLAVLAAFRDIDNAKFSASVPLTPSQAVEIQVKLQSNEVVLIAPEPPVVSEDGEEQSDESQ, encoded by the coding sequence ATGGCGCTTGCCGTCGCCGGCTGCGCCGACGACCCGGCTGAAGGACCGCCGCCGACCGCGGTCACCCTCAGCGTCGAAGCCTCGCCCTTCCTCAACCCGGACCGCACCAACCGGCCGTCGCCGGTGGTGGTGGTGATCTACGGGCTGACCGACGATGCCGCCTTCAACAATGGCGGCTATTACGAGCTGTTCGAGCAGGACCAGCAGACGCTGGGCGAGGCGATCAAGACCAAGCAGCAGTTCATCATCGCCCCGGGCGACATCAAGGATGTCGAGCTTGCGCTCGACCCGGCGGCGACGTTCCTGGCGGTGCTCGCCGCCTTCCGCGACATCGACAACGCCAAGTTCAGCGCCAGCGTGCCGCTGACGCCGAGCCAGGCGGTCGAGATCCAGGTCAAGCTGCAGAGCAACGAAGTCGTCCTGATCGCGCCGGAACCGCCGGTGGTCAGCGAGGACGGGGAAGAGCAATCCGATGAAAGTCAGTAA
- the tssK gene encoding type VI secretion system baseplate subunit TssK, with protein MSWDNKVVWSEGMFLRPQHFQQHDRYVEHLVRGRTAGIAPYRWGISELAVNRQLLETGGFAVSVCRGVLPDGTPFSIPEDTDHPVPLEPSENVRDRIVYLCLPVRQPGGYDFAGKSNVDAITRYRSSAFQATDAVVGSEAVAELEIGKLDLTYALHGAETAGYVRIGLARIQEVGADRKIKLDESYIPPCLDCATSSMLAGYITELQGLLHQRGAALAGRVAEAGGKATGEIADFLFLLLVNRSLPLVSHLAACADLHPETLYQALVAMAGEMATFTEASKRPPEFPAYDHENLQATFQPVVTALRRSLSAVLEQTAIPIPLQERKYGIRVGQIADRSLLTSASFVLAVRADAPSQDIRRHFPAQVKIGPVEQIRNLVNAALPGITVRPLPVAPRQIPFSAGVTYFELDRTGQFWKQLGQSGGLAIHLAGDFPKAELELWAIRG; from the coding sequence ATGTCGTGGGACAACAAGGTCGTCTGGTCGGAGGGCATGTTCCTTCGCCCGCAGCACTTCCAGCAGCACGATCGCTATGTCGAGCACCTGGTGCGCGGGCGCACCGCGGGCATCGCGCCCTATCGCTGGGGCATCTCCGAGCTGGCGGTGAACCGGCAACTGCTGGAGACCGGCGGCTTCGCGGTCAGCGTCTGCCGCGGCGTGCTGCCCGACGGCACGCCGTTCAGCATCCCGGAGGACACCGATCATCCGGTGCCGCTGGAGCCGTCGGAGAACGTGCGCGACCGCATCGTCTATCTGTGCCTGCCGGTGCGCCAGCCGGGCGGCTACGACTTCGCCGGCAAGTCCAACGTCGACGCCATCACCCGCTACCGCTCGTCGGCGTTCCAGGCGACCGACGCCGTGGTCGGCTCCGAGGCGGTGGCGGAACTCGAGATCGGCAAGCTCGACCTGACCTACGCCCTGCACGGGGCGGAGACCGCCGGCTACGTCCGCATCGGGCTGGCCCGCATCCAGGAGGTCGGCGCCGACCGCAAGATCAAGCTCGACGAGAGCTACATTCCGCCCTGCCTGGACTGCGCCACCTCGTCGATGCTGGCCGGCTACATCACCGAGCTGCAGGGCCTGCTGCACCAGCGCGGCGCGGCGCTGGCCGGCCGGGTGGCGGAGGCCGGCGGCAAGGCGACGGGCGAGATCGCCGACTTCCTGTTCCTGCTGCTGGTCAACCGCAGCCTGCCGCTGGTCAGCCACCTGGCCGCCTGCGCCGACCTGCACCCGGAGACGCTGTACCAGGCCCTGGTGGCGATGGCCGGCGAGATGGCCACCTTCACCGAGGCGTCGAAGCGGCCGCCGGAGTTCCCGGCCTACGACCACGAGAACCTGCAGGCTACGTTCCAGCCGGTGGTCACCGCGCTGCGCCGGTCGCTCAGCGCGGTGCTGGAGCAGACGGCGATTCCGATCCCGCTGCAGGAGCGCAAATACGGCATCCGCGTCGGCCAGATCGCCGACCGCAGCCTGCTGACCTCGGCCAGCTTCGTGCTGGCCGTGCGTGCCGACGCGCCGTCGCAGGACATCCGCCGCCATTTCCCGGCCCAGGTGAAGATCGGCCCGGTCGAGCAGATCCGCAACCTGGTCAACGCGGCCCTGCCCGGCATCACGGTGCGGCCGTTGCCGGTTGCGCCGCGGCAGATCCCGTTCAGCGCCGGCGTCACCTATTTCGAGCTCGACCGTACCGGCCAGTTCTGGAAGCAGCTCGGCCAGTCCGGCGGGCTGGCAATCCACCTGGCCGGCGACTTCCCGAAGGCCGAGCTCGAACTGTGGGCGATCCGTGGCTAG
- the icmH gene encoding type IVB secretion system protein IcmH/DotU — MSSDDPFADHGETESTVIRPSPGGRRAAERLRAAQPTAPPLARMPGINPLVTEASPLLGLINRIRNTVRHDDVDQLRQLVIQEIKQFTRRAIAAGIEPKVVGAGQYALCATVDDVVQNTPWGSASNWSRRGMVTTFHREAWGGDRFYTLLDYMQRDQERNQPALELMYLCLALGFEGRLRVLPNGASELARIRDALHRLIRRRRGDYERALSPHWMGVTTTRRGTKAVVPLWVAALIGLAIAAIVYLGLRFWLNTDSDGTFRDLFRLPPQGEVTLVRPERTEPAPAQSALDTAAATPPPPGNYDILNDFLRPQPGGPIELLGDNQRVIVRIGTDGMFGSGSATIAESFEPTLGEVAGGLEKVTGTIRVIGHTDNVPISNLRFASNVELSEARAEAVVQVLSRFMDGTELEAIGLADADPVVDCSARSCTASELAKNRRVDIEVVAPR; from the coding sequence ATGAGCAGCGACGACCCCTTCGCCGACCACGGCGAGACGGAATCGACCGTCATCCGGCCCAGCCCGGGCGGGCGGCGGGCGGCCGAGCGGCTGCGCGCGGCACAACCGACCGCGCCGCCGCTGGCGCGGATGCCCGGCATCAACCCGCTGGTCACCGAGGCCTCGCCGCTGCTCGGCCTGATCAACCGCATCCGCAACACGGTGCGGCACGACGACGTCGACCAGCTGCGCCAGCTGGTGATCCAGGAGATCAAGCAGTTCACCCGCCGCGCCATCGCCGCCGGCATCGAGCCGAAGGTGGTCGGCGCCGGCCAGTACGCGCTGTGCGCCACCGTCGACGACGTGGTGCAGAACACGCCCTGGGGCAGCGCCAGCAACTGGTCGCGGCGCGGCATGGTCACCACCTTCCACCGCGAGGCCTGGGGCGGCGACCGCTTCTATACCCTGCTCGACTACATGCAGCGCGATCAGGAGCGCAACCAGCCGGCGCTGGAGTTGATGTACCTGTGCCTGGCGCTGGGGTTCGAGGGCCGCCTGCGCGTGCTGCCCAACGGCGCGTCCGAGCTGGCGCGCATCCGCGACGCGCTGCACCGGCTGATCCGGCGGCGCCGCGGCGACTATGAGCGGGCGCTGTCGCCGCACTGGATGGGCGTCACCACCACCCGGCGCGGCACCAAGGCGGTGGTGCCGCTGTGGGTGGCGGCGCTGATCGGCCTGGCGATCGCGGCCATCGTCTATCTCGGGCTGCGCTTCTGGCTGAACACCGACAGCGACGGCACCTTCCGCGACCTGTTCCGGCTGCCGCCGCAGGGCGAGGTCACGCTGGTGCGGCCGGAACGGACCGAGCCGGCCCCGGCGCAGAGTGCGCTGGACACCGCCGCGGCCACGCCGCCGCCGCCCGGCAACTACGACATCCTCAACGACTTCCTGCGCCCGCAGCCGGGCGGGCCGATCGAGCTGCTCGGCGACAACCAGCGGGTGATCGTGCGCATCGGCACCGACGGCATGTTCGGCAGCGGCAGCGCCACCATCGCCGAGAGCTTCGAGCCGACGCTGGGCGAGGTCGCCGGCGGGCTGGAGAAGGTGACCGGTACCATCCGCGTCATCGGCCATACCGACAACGTGCCGATCAGCAACCTGCGCTTCGCCTCCAACGTCGAGCTCTCCGAGGCGCGGGCCGAGGCGGTGGTGCAGGTGCTGTCGCGGTTCATGGACGGCACCGAGCTGGAGGCGATCGGCCTGGCCGACGCCGATCCGGTGGTCGACTGCAGCGCGCGCAGCTGCACGGCGAGCGAGCTCGCCAAGAACCGCCGGGTCGACATCGAAGTCGTGGCGCCGCGGTAG
- the tssM gene encoding type VI secretion system membrane subunit TssM yields the protein MLSLLGRFIRSPWFWSLIGVLILCVAIWFLFGAIGIGGVYPFEDPIYRLGAILVVVVVYFAVVFISMLRSQGANRKMVEDLETAGTAAVTAEDEEMTAQEVATLRERMREAMRLLRNAKFGRGLGRRYLYQLPWYMLVGPPGSGKTTALVKSGLRFVLADKLGTEAVRGVGGTRNCDWWFTDEAVLIDTAGRYTTQDARASVDAGGWQAFLDLLRRNRPRQPLNGVFIVIAINEVMGMDDAHRAEHAKIIRNRINELHERLRQRFPIYVMLTKCDLVAGFTEFFDEMGGEERQQVWGTTFALDDDRTVDGTAAGFSREFDLLVDRLNQRLVDRMHRELDIERRALVYGFPAQMASLRDLLQEFLDAVFRPSQFEERPMLRGVYFTSGTQEGTPIDRLMGSLAARFGVSRSTLPAFSGGGRSYFVTRLLREVAFPEAYIATARSARERRRIWIRRTGYAAIALLVLAAGAAWALSYLGNRELIADVEGDIDSYNAALAQMDVAAVDDTDFAKASGVLDILRAIPVRDPAAVASPPLELTFGLYQGDKLQVPAEQSYIRALNKLLAPRLFLHLEDKIDQYADAMQNGGSQADQNALYDELKAYLMLGKGGELAADERDAIVKVFDADWRALYPGAENDALRSALGAHLDTLLDNRTYDIGLDSGLVERARQALTNIPLEGEAYEAIRGSEAARNLPTWRVIDHIGSQGDRVIVRRSDGTPLTAGVPGLYTYRGFTEVFLPALDRITDSVARQGWVLSDDTGADQTAAIARFRDGVTQAYMNDYIEYWDRLLNDVTVVPITSLDQARMVLNILASPSSPLKTFLSDAAQETTLARPQPAPPPGTAPADGSAPADGSAPAAGGDAAAGQGADAGGSPVLGTGGAAAPAGPQPGQYVNDHFQPLHQLVQGADGQPPLLDQMVSDFAGLYAGLNALQAGDGTVPASLTEAIQKANATAGAAPEPVASVVAEVMAAAASVGAGGALDSLRESYLTTVYPQCSQLLADRYPFEPTSNDPVTLANLAAVFAPGALLDGFFQANLAQHVDQSVKPWRWKPESVSLNISNAALQQFERAADIRSVFFAAGAVPSVSFTMNPLLTAGTINRALLTIDGKTYVYENAPVDPFPVKWPDPAGPPGARIEFTPRVDGQPNGATFDGEWGWFHMLDAARNAGNVQPGATSDKLTVTISAGNRSATYAVQTNGVINPFNAPDLWEFRCPTTL from the coding sequence ATGCTGTCGCTGCTCGGTCGCTTCATCCGCTCGCCCTGGTTCTGGTCGCTGATCGGCGTCCTGATCCTGTGCGTCGCGATCTGGTTCCTGTTCGGCGCCATCGGCATCGGCGGCGTCTATCCGTTCGAGGACCCGATCTATCGCCTGGGCGCGATCCTCGTCGTGGTCGTGGTCTACTTCGCCGTCGTCTTCATCTCGATGCTGCGCTCGCAGGGCGCCAACCGGAAGATGGTCGAGGACCTGGAGACGGCGGGCACCGCCGCGGTCACGGCCGAGGACGAGGAGATGACGGCGCAGGAGGTGGCCACCCTGCGCGAGCGGATGCGCGAGGCGATGCGCCTGCTGCGCAACGCCAAGTTCGGCCGCGGCCTGGGCCGGCGCTATCTCTACCAGCTGCCCTGGTACATGCTGGTCGGCCCGCCGGGCTCCGGCAAGACCACGGCGCTGGTGAAGTCGGGCCTGCGCTTCGTGCTGGCCGACAAGCTGGGCACCGAGGCGGTGCGCGGCGTCGGCGGCACCCGCAACTGCGACTGGTGGTTCACCGACGAGGCGGTGCTGATCGACACCGCCGGCCGTTACACCACCCAGGACGCCCGCGCCTCGGTCGATGCCGGCGGCTGGCAGGCTTTTCTCGACCTGCTGCGCCGCAACCGACCGCGCCAGCCGCTGAACGGCGTGTTCATCGTCATCGCCATCAACGAGGTGATGGGGATGGACGACGCGCACCGCGCCGAGCACGCCAAGATCATCCGCAACCGCATCAACGAGCTGCACGAGCGGCTGCGCCAGCGCTTCCCGATCTACGTGATGCTGACCAAGTGCGACCTGGTCGCCGGCTTCACCGAGTTCTTCGACGAGATGGGCGGCGAGGAGCGCCAGCAGGTCTGGGGCACGACCTTCGCGCTGGACGACGACCGCACGGTCGACGGCACCGCGGCGGGCTTCAGCCGCGAGTTCGACCTGCTGGTCGACCGGCTGAACCAGCGCCTGGTCGACCGCATGCACCGCGAGCTCGATATCGAGCGGCGGGCGCTGGTCTACGGCTTCCCGGCGCAGATGGCCTCGCTGCGCGACCTGCTGCAGGAGTTCCTCGACGCCGTGTTCCGGCCGAGCCAGTTCGAGGAACGGCCGATGCTGCGCGGCGTGTATTTCACCAGCGGCACCCAGGAAGGCACCCCGATCGACCGGCTGATGGGCTCGCTGGCCGCCCGCTTCGGCGTCAGCCGCAGCACCCTGCCGGCGTTCAGCGGCGGCGGCCGCTCCTATTTCGTCACCCGGCTGCTGCGCGAGGTGGCCTTCCCCGAGGCCTATATCGCCACCGCGCGCTCGGCGCGCGAACGGCGGCGGATCTGGATCCGGCGCACCGGCTACGCCGCGATCGCGCTGCTGGTGCTGGCCGCCGGCGCCGCCTGGGCGCTGAGCTATCTCGGCAACCGCGAACTGATCGCCGATGTCGAAGGCGACATCGACAGCTACAACGCCGCGCTGGCGCAGATGGACGTGGCTGCGGTCGACGACACCGACTTCGCCAAGGCCAGCGGCGTGCTCGACATCCTGCGCGCCATTCCGGTCCGCGACCCGGCGGCGGTGGCGTCGCCGCCGCTGGAGCTGACCTTCGGCCTCTACCAGGGCGACAAGCTGCAGGTGCCGGCGGAGCAGTCCTACATCCGCGCGCTGAACAAGCTGCTGGCGCCGCGGCTGTTCCTGCACCTGGAAGACAAGATCGACCAGTATGCCGACGCGATGCAGAACGGCGGCAGCCAGGCCGACCAGAACGCGCTGTACGACGAACTCAAGGCCTATCTGATGCTCGGCAAGGGCGGCGAGCTGGCCGCCGACGAGCGCGACGCCATCGTCAAGGTGTTCGACGCCGACTGGCGCGCGCTCTATCCCGGGGCGGAGAACGATGCGCTGCGCAGCGCGCTCGGCGCCCATCTCGACACGCTGCTCGACAACCGCACCTACGACATCGGGCTGGACAGCGGGCTGGTCGAGCGCGCCCGCCAGGCGCTGACCAACATCCCGCTCGAGGGCGAGGCCTATGAGGCGATCCGCGGCAGCGAGGCGGCGCGCAACCTGCCGACCTGGCGGGTAATCGACCACATCGGCTCGCAAGGCGACCGGGTGATCGTGCGCCGGTCCGACGGGACGCCGCTGACCGCCGGCGTGCCCGGGCTCTATACCTATCGCGGCTTCACCGAGGTGTTCCTGCCGGCGCTCGACCGCATCACCGACAGCGTGGCGCGACAAGGCTGGGTGCTGAGCGACGACACCGGAGCCGACCAGACCGCGGCGATCGCGCGGTTCCGCGACGGCGTCACCCAGGCCTACATGAACGACTACATCGAATACTGGGACCGGCTGCTGAACGACGTCACCGTCGTGCCGATCACCTCGCTGGACCAGGCCCGGATGGTGCTGAACATCCTCGCCAGCCCGTCGTCGCCGCTGAAGACCTTCCTGTCCGACGCGGCGCAGGAGACCACGCTGGCCAGGCCGCAGCCGGCGCCGCCGCCAGGCACCGCCCCGGCCGACGGCAGCGCGCCGGCGGACGGCAGCGCACCGGCGGCCGGCGGCGACGCCGCGGCAGGCCAGGGCGCCGACGCGGGCGGCAGCCCGGTGCTCGGCACCGGCGGCGCGGCCGCGCCGGCCGGCCCGCAGCCGGGCCAGTACGTCAACGACCATTTCCAGCCGCTGCACCAGCTGGTGCAGGGCGCCGACGGCCAGCCGCCGCTGCTGGACCAGATGGTGTCGGATTTCGCCGGCCTCTATGCCGGGCTCAACGCGCTGCAGGCGGGCGACGGCACCGTGCCGGCCAGCCTGACCGAGGCGATCCAGAAGGCCAACGCCACCGCCGGCGCCGCGCCGGAGCCGGTGGCCAGCGTGGTGGCGGAGGTGATGGCGGCCGCGGCCTCGGTCGGCGCCGGCGGCGCGCTCGACTCGCTGCGCGAAAGCTACCTGACCACGGTCTATCCGCAGTGCAGCCAGCTGCTGGCCGACCGCTATCCGTTCGAGCCGACCAGCAACGACCCGGTCACCCTGGCCAACCTGGCGGCGGTGTTCGCGCCGGGCGCCCTGCTCGACGGCTTCTTCCAGGCCAACCTGGCCCAGCATGTCGACCAGTCGGTGAAGCCGTGGCGCTGGAAACCGGAATCGGTCAGCCTCAACATCTCCAACGCCGCGCTGCAACAGTTCGAGCGCGCGGCCGACATCCGCTCGGTGTTCTTCGCCGCCGGCGCGGTGCCGTCGGTGAGCTTTACCATGAACCCGCTGCTGACCGCCGGCACCATCAACCGGGCGCTGCTGACCATCGACGGCAAGACCTATGTGTACGAGAATGCGCCGGTCGACCCGTTTCCGGTGAAATGGCCGGACCCGGCCGGCCCGCCAGGCGCGCGCATCGAGTTCACGCCGCGGGTCGACGGCCAGCCCAACGGCGCCACCTTCGACGGCGAATGGGGCTGGTTCCACATGCTCGACGCGGCGCGGAACGCCGGCAATGTTCAACCCGGTGCAACCTCTGATAAACTCACCGTAACCATCTCGGCGGGCAATCGTTCCGCCACCTACGCGGTGCAGACCAACGGCGTGATCAACCCGTTCAATGCGCCCGACCTGTGGGAGTTCCGGTGTCCGACCACGCTCTGA
- the tagF gene encoding type VI secretion system-associated protein TagF, giving the protein MSDHALRLIDRPSCGYFGKVPLTGDFVRSALPDGFLRPWDLWLQTAIERSRADLGERWLKYYLTSPVWRFALSGGICGERPIAGVMMPSVDQVGRYFPLCLAAALPADARPAVVAATESDWYWKAECTVLASLEDEFELKVLDAAVRDIGLPACCAPRHGTAAGRDGPRVAQGWDSLRVELAGEDLQLVYPGLLDQLLARMLQPCSLWWTLGSEDVDPVLVACRGLPPADQFAAFLDGDWAAWGWNDGIARHGAGTVIAGGR; this is encoded by the coding sequence GTGTCCGACCACGCTCTGAGGCTGATCGACCGGCCGTCCTGCGGCTACTTCGGCAAGGTGCCGCTGACCGGCGACTTCGTCCGCAGCGCGCTGCCCGACGGTTTCCTGCGGCCGTGGGACCTGTGGTTGCAGACCGCGATCGAGCGCAGCCGCGCCGACCTCGGCGAGCGGTGGCTGAAATACTACCTGACCAGCCCGGTGTGGCGCTTCGCGCTGTCCGGCGGCATCTGCGGCGAGCGCCCGATCGCCGGCGTGATGATGCCCAGCGTCGACCAGGTCGGCCGCTATTTCCCGCTTTGCCTGGCCGCGGCGCTGCCCGCCGACGCCCGGCCGGCCGTGGTGGCGGCGACCGAGAGCGACTGGTACTGGAAAGCGGAATGCACGGTTCTCGCCTCGCTGGAGGACGAGTTCGAGCTGAAGGTGCTGGACGCGGCGGTGCGCGACATCGGCCTGCCCGCCTGCTGCGCGCCGCGGCATGGGACGGCGGCCGGCCGCGACGGCCCGCGGGTGGCGCAGGGGTGGGATTCGTTGCGGGTCGAACTGGCCGGCGAGGACCTGCAGCTGGTCTATCCCGGCCTGCTCGACCAGTTGCTGGCGCGCATGCTGCAGCCCTGCAGCCTGTGGTGGACGCTGGGCTCGGAGGACGTCGACCCGGTGCTGGTCGCCTGCCGCGGCCTGCCGCCGGCCGACCAGTTCGCGGCCTTCCTCGACGGCGACTGGGCCGCCTGGGGCTGGAACGACGGCATCGCGCGCCACGGCGCCGGCACCGTCATCGCCGGCGGCCGCTGA
- a CDS encoding protein phosphatase 2C domain-containing protein: MSVDQDAATRAGGQFAQFRFRSHGVTHIGNVRKLNEDAFLDRGDIGLWVVADGMGGHQSGDYASRLIVETLAAVRAPDSASALLHDVKHRLDQVHIALQTEAASRGEGAVIASTVAALMAHGAHYACVWAGDSRVYRCRGGELRQLTTDHSYVQTLVDQGLLAPDKVAAHPYANVVTRAVGTDQTLELDIATGELAAHDRFLLCSDGLNRQVLDGQIAGVLAGADCAKAAAALIDLALSTGARDNVTAVVIDVESAPVGTGLG; the protein is encoded by the coding sequence GTGAGCGTGGACCAGGATGCGGCGACCCGGGCCGGCGGCCAGTTCGCGCAGTTCCGCTTCCGCTCGCACGGCGTCACCCACATCGGCAATGTGCGCAAGCTGAACGAGGATGCGTTCCTCGACCGCGGCGACATCGGGCTGTGGGTGGTCGCCGACGGCATGGGCGGCCACCAGAGCGGCGACTATGCCAGCCGGCTGATCGTCGAGACGCTGGCGGCCGTGCGCGCGCCGGACTCGGCCAGCGCGCTGCTGCACGACGTCAAGCACCGGCTCGACCAGGTCCATATCGCCCTGCAGACCGAGGCGGCCTCGCGCGGCGAGGGCGCGGTGATCGCCAGCACCGTCGCCGCGCTGATGGCGCACGGCGCGCACTATGCCTGCGTGTGGGCCGGCGACAGCCGGGTCTATCGCTGCCGCGGCGGCGAGCTGCGCCAGCTGACCACGGACCACAGCTATGTGCAGACGCTGGTCGACCAGGGGCTGCTGGCGCCGGACAAGGTCGCCGCCCATCCCTATGCCAATGTCGTCACCCGCGCGGTCGGCACCGACCAGACGCTGGAGCTCGACATCGCCACCGGCGAGCTGGCCGCGCACGACCGCTTCCTGCTGTGCAGCGACGGGCTGAACCGGCAGGTGCTCGACGGCCAGATCGCCGGCGTGCTGGCGGGGGCGGACTGCGCCAAGGCGGCGGCGGCGCTGATCGATCTGGCGCTGAGCACCGGCGCGCGCGACAACGTGACCGCCGTGGTGATCGATGTCGAGTCCGCGCCGGTCGGCACGGGCCTGGGCTGA
- a CDS encoding DUF3365 domain-containing protein, with protein MGLRTKFNLVLVVAFAIGLGLAALLSFRIIERNATEEVIQNANVMIEAASAVRTYTSTEIAPLLNFEVEVQEAEAAAANDPDFRLFLPHTVPAFAAKANLGLMLGKFEDYSYREAALAPTNPSDLATPFEADIIGQFGADPQLTEIVRQHEEDGEQYMVLARPIRVSSESCLVCHSVPARAPQAMLDLYGEENGFGWQIDQVVAAQIVTVPMSVPLDRADTVFRFFMITLAGVFVLVLIILNVILQYVVIKPVLRMSDIAGRVSMGESDVPEYVRPGKDEIASLSVSFNRMRRSLENAMKLLDE; from the coding sequence ATGGGACTGAGAACGAAGTTCAACCTGGTGCTGGTGGTGGCCTTCGCGATCGGCCTCGGTCTGGCCGCATTGCTGTCGTTCCGGATCATCGAGCGCAACGCGACCGAGGAGGTGATCCAGAACGCCAACGTGATGATCGAGGCCGCCAGCGCCGTGCGCACCTACACCAGCACCGAGATCGCGCCGCTGCTGAACTTCGAGGTGGAGGTGCAGGAGGCCGAGGCCGCCGCCGCCAACGACCCCGACTTCCGCCTGTTCCTGCCGCACACCGTGCCGGCGTTCGCGGCCAAGGCCAACCTCGGCCTGATGCTGGGCAAGTTCGAAGACTATTCCTATCGCGAGGCCGCGCTGGCGCCGACCAACCCCAGCGACCTGGCGACGCCGTTCGAGGCCGACATCATCGGCCAGTTCGGCGCCGACCCGCAGCTGACCGAGATCGTGCGCCAGCACGAGGAGGACGGCGAGCAGTACATGGTGCTGGCCCGGCCGATCCGGGTTTCCTCGGAAAGCTGCCTGGTCTGCCACTCGGTGCCGGCCCGCGCACCGCAGGCCATGCTGGACCTCTACGGCGAGGAGAACGGCTTCGGCTGGCAGATCGACCAGGTGGTGGCGGCGCAGATCGTGACCGTGCCGATGTCGGTGCCGCTGGACCGCGCCGACACGGTGTTCCGCTTCTTCATGATCACGCTGGCTGGCGTTTTCGTCCTCGTGTTGATAATCCTTAACGTGATCCTGCAATATGTGGTGATTAAGCCGGTCTTGCGGATGTCCGACATCGCAGGCCGGGTTAGCATGGGCGAGAGCGACGTGCCGGAATATGTGCGCCCCGGCAAGGACGAGATCGCATCGCTTTCAGTCTCGTTCAACCGGATGCGGCGTAGTCTGGAGAACGCCATGAAACTGTTGGACGAATGA
- a CDS encoding serine/threonine-protein kinase has protein sequence MNTPGESTIESIGRYKIEKVLGRGAMGVVYKGYDEGIDRFVAIKTVHRNLLIGEEGADWLQRFRREARAAGRCLHQNIVTIFEFGEQDGMPYIVMEYVEGRELGDMIRGGERLDRKQAIDVVAQVLDALQYAHANAIVHRDIKPGNIIILKDGTVKVTDFGIARIDSTSMTAHGSVVGTPSYMSPEQFTGGEIDRRSDIFSTGVVLFELLTGQKPFPGKSATEVMYKLLNHEPPAVTTLNPTLPIAMNAVVLKALSRNPDDRFATAAEFKSMLQQAAATAPAADDMTVVMPSPPPRPAATPPTPAPGRPAGIDDEATLKMVSDALSYHIGPVAKVVVEQAAKQAASVDSLYDTVATSIANPDERNAFLRGRTGATGVQPTPAPAAPSAPPSALGEISADDIVKVQQELAVHLGPIAKILTKRATKTVGDRNALIRAVAEHIPTDKERAEFFRRLGLR, from the coding sequence GTGAACACACCTGGCGAAAGCACGATCGAGAGCATCGGCCGGTACAAGATCGAGAAGGTGCTCGGCCGCGGCGCCATGGGCGTGGTCTACAAGGGCTACGACGAGGGCATCGACCGCTTCGTCGCCATCAAGACCGTTCACCGCAACCTGCTGATCGGCGAGGAGGGAGCGGACTGGCTGCAGCGCTTCCGCCGCGAGGCGCGGGCCGCCGGGCGCTGCCTGCACCAGAACATCGTCACCATCTTCGAGTTCGGCGAGCAGGACGGCATGCCGTACATCGTGATGGAGTATGTCGAGGGCCGCGAGCTGGGCGACATGATCCGCGGCGGCGAGCGGCTGGATCGCAAGCAGGCGATCGACGTGGTCGCGCAGGTGCTCGACGCGCTGCAATATGCGCACGCCAACGCCATCGTCCACCGCGACATCAAGCCGGGCAACATCATCATCCTGAAGGACGGCACCGTGAAGGTGACCGACTTCGGCATCGCCCGCATCGACAGCACCAGCATGACCGCCCACGGCTCGGTGGTCGGCACGCCCAGCTACATGTCGCCGGAACAGTTCACCGGCGGCGAGATCGACCGGCGGTCGGACATCTTCTCCACCGGCGTGGTGCTGTTCGAGCTCCTGACCGGCCAGAAGCCGTTCCCGGGCAAGAGCGCCACCGAGGTGATGTACAAGCTGTTGAACCACGAGCCGCCGGCGGTGACCACGCTGAACCCGACCCTGCCGATCGCGATGAACGCGGTCGTGCTGAAGGCGCTGTCGCGCAATCCGGACGACCGCTTCGCCACCGCGGCCGAGTTCAAGTCGATGCTGCAGCAGGCCGCGGCGACCGCGCCGGCCGCCGACGACATGACCGTGGTGATGCCCTCGCCGCCGCCGCGGCCGGCCGCGACGCCGCCCACGCCGGCGCCGGGACGGCCGGCCGGCATCGACGACGAGGCGACGCTGAAAATGGTGTCCGACGCGCTCAGCTATCACATCGGCCCGGTGGCCAAGGTGGTGGTCGAGCAGGCGGCGAAGCAGGCGGCCAGCGTCGACAGTCTCTACGACACCGTCGCCACCAGCATCGCCAACCCGGACGAGCGCAACGCCTTCCTGCGCGGACGCACCGGCGCGACCGGCGTGCAGCCGACGCCCGCGCCGGCCGCGCCCAGCGCGCCGCCGTCGGCCCTCGGCGAGATCTCGGCCGACGACATCGTCAAGGTGCAACAGGAACTCGCCGTGCATCTCGGCCCGATCGCCAAGATCCTAACCAAGCGGGCGACCAAGACCGTCGGCGACCGCAATGCGCTGATCCGCGCGGTGGCGGAGCACATCCCGACCGACAAGGAACGCGCCGAGTTCTTCCGCCGGCTCGGGCTGCGCTGA